A genomic stretch from Pomacea canaliculata isolate SZHN2017 linkage group LG2, ASM307304v1, whole genome shotgun sequence includes:
- the LOC112556655 gene encoding ankyrin repeat and MYND domain-containing protein 2-like — protein MAPVAKGNLSESEQKLLDNILKGSTQEIAALLKQPDVCVDCLDQTGMTPLQHAAFKGRTDVCQLLLENGADVNSNHHENGYSALHFAALSGNPAVTRLILEAGAKIDHLNSVNRTAAQMAAFVGQHQCVRTINNFFPKERLEKFTKQQGFETEPKLPPNLQLPFLRLINSTNIHPVKVAMFLKDNKELVLDAYKVAKVLDILVEESMKSRDTNDVLAIKCHYFATLIRQASKFLKKPDDTLDGFVKSLVKGRDVDGFPEMQERIIRQCLKEFPYIESQLLQQLVQQIAPVKIGDAPTALTTLVSGIYGPVWEDDSSCWTCGELKAEKKCSACKCVSYCDQVCQKLHWPTHKKFCKSMAEAYQTREQERLKEEAEKEQSKKEMEKLEAQIKQTSVSEDSEGNMRSGETAVQQEEVASSQTELRMVAETDTLTGSAENDRKVLAENIEKSKS, from the exons ATGGCGCCGGTTGCGAAGGGGAACCTAAGCGAGTCTGAGCAAAAACTTCTAGATAACATCCTAAAGG GTTCTACCCAAGAGATAGCAGCATTGTTGAAGCAAcctgatgtttgtgttgattGTCTTGATCAG ACAGGGATGACACCACTTCAACATGCGGCTTTCAAAGGCAGAACTGATGTTTGTCAGCTGCTTCTGGAAAATGGAGCAGATGTGAACAGTAATCACCATGAAAATGGCTACTCAGCACTTCACTTTGCTGCTTTGTCTG GTAACCCTGCTGTGACACGATTAATACTGGAAGCAGGAGCCAAGATAGATCATCTAAATTCTGTCAATCGCACAGCTGCACAAATGGCTGCCTTTGTTGGTCAGCATCAGTGTGTACGGACTATCAACAACTTTTTCCCTAAGGAAAGGCTCgaaaaattcacaaaacaacaaG GGTTTGAGACAGAGCCAAAGTTGCCACCAAATCTACAGTTGCCCTTTTTACGATTAATCAATTCCACTAACATTCACCCTGTGAAG GTGGCCATGTTTTTGAAGGACAATAAGGAATTGGTGCTTGATGCTTATAAGGTAGCCAAAGTCCTGGATATTCTTGTGGAAGAAAGCATGAAGTCCCGAGATACAAATGATGTGCTGGCCATTAAATGCCACTATTTTGCCACCCTCATTCGCCAGGCCAGCAAGTTCCTCAAAAAACCAGATGACACGCTTGATGGCTTTGTTAAAAG tCTTGTTAAAGGCCGAGATGTGGACGGATTTCCTGAAATGCAAGAGAGGATCATACGGCAGTGTTTGAAAGAATTTCCATATATAGAGTCACAGCTGCTGCAACAGCTTGTCCAGCAGATAGCGCCTGTTAAAATT GGGGATGCTCCAACGGCATTGACAACACTTGTCTCGGGGATATATGGACCTGTGTGGGAGGATGACAGCAGCTGTTGGACATGTGGAGAACTGAAGGCAGAGAAAAAATGCAGTGCCTGTAAATGT gtgAGTTATTGTGATCAGGTGTGCCAGAAATTACACTGgcccacacacaaaaagttcTGCAAAAGCATGGCAG AGGCATACCAAACAAGAGAACAGGAAAGGCTGAAAGAGGAGgctgagaaagaacagagcaagaaagagatggaaaagCTTGAGGCACAGATAAAACAGACATCTGTATCag agGACAGTGAAGGGAATATGCGGAGTGGAGAGACTGCTGTCCAGCAAGAGGAGGTGGCTTCCAGTCAAACAGAGCTGAGGATGGTAGCAGAGACTGATACACTGACAGGCTCAGCTGAAAATGATAGGAAGGTGTTGGCCGAAAACATCGAGAAATCAAAAAGCTAA
- the LOC112556656 gene encoding cyclin-dependent kinase 2-like encodes MENFQKIEKIGEGTYGVVYKARDKYNPERYVALKKIRLDADSEGVPSTAIREISLLKELDHPNVVKLLDVLHYDKKLYLVFEYLNRDLKKYLENAPPGGLPPALIKSYLHQLLAGVAYCHAHRVLHRDLKPQNLLIDIKGNIKLADFGLARAFGVPVRTYTHEVVTLWYRAPEILLGSRFYSVSVDVWSLGCIFVEMIIRRALFPGDSEIDQLFRIFRTLGTPDESTWPGVTKLPDYKSTFPRWPPTSIQEVVPSLEAQGLDLLDRMLTYEPSMRISARNAMNHPYFSDSAIWRSDTIA; translated from the exons ATGGAAAACTTTCAGAAAATTGAGAAAATTGGAGAAGGAACGTATGGTGTTGTGTACAAAGCTCGGGATAAGTACAACCCAGAGCGCTATGTTGCTTTGAAGAAAATCCGGCTGGATGC TGACTCTGAAGGTGTGCCTAGTACAGCAATACGAGAGATCTCTCTCTTGAAAGAGTTAGATCATCCAAATGTTGTGAA ATTGCTAGATGTTCTTCATTATGACAAGAAATTATATCTGGTGTTCGAATACCTAAACAGAGACCTCAAGAAATACCTGGAAAATGCCCCACCTGGTGGACTTCCACCAGCACTTATAAAG AGCTACCTACATCAGCTTCTGGCTGGAGTTGCATATTGTCATGCCCATAGAGTGTTGCATCGGGATCTGAAGCCTCAGAATTTGCTTATTGACATCAAAGGCAACATCAAGTTGGCAGACTTTGGTCTGGCTCGGGCTTTTGGTGTGCCAGTTCGAACATACACTCATGAG GTTGTGACACTGTGGTACCGTGCCCCAGAAATCCTGCTTGGAAGCCGATTTTACTCTGTTTCCGTCGATGTCTGGAGCCTTGGCTGTATTTTTGTGGAGATG ATTATTCGCAGAGCACTATTTCCTGGGGACTCTGAGATTGACCAGTTGTTCAGAATTTTCAGAACTCTTG GTACTCCTGATGAAAGTACATGGCCAGGTGTGACAAAACTGCCTGACTATAAATCGACCTTTCCCAGGTGGCCACCAACTAGCATACAGGAGGTGGTTCCATCTTTAGAAGCTCAGGGCTTGGATTTACTGGAT CGGATGCTGACATATGAGCCTAGCATGCGAATTTCAGCACGCAATGCCATGAATCATCCGTACTTCAGCGACTCTGCTATCTGGCGGAGTGATACTATTGCCTGA